From Candidatus Binataceae bacterium, the proteins below share one genomic window:
- a CDS encoding CoA transferase — protein MADSSKRGIFSGLRILDLTQYVAGPLACKLMSDLGAEVIKLELAPRGDMMRYYGLPEGQCTVFLDENRGKRSVGLDLKRPEGADLMRDLVRGADVLVENWTPGVLAKYGVSYEALHPLNAQLIMCSLSGFGQTGPNASKQGNDLIALAASGLLNMVGYADGSPLYPGGGTLADSIGGVHIFAAVSAALYHRERTGRGQYIDLALTDTLIHLTSSLITTRSFLGPSYHPMRTGAHLVSLTPCGIFKARDGYIALTVLIHQFETFATLMGRPELATDPRFDTSDRRNANRLELIRIVEEWLQSFPTRDEPIALIQKAHILCTPVLDTEGVMNDPHNLARNTLQEIEQPGVGTLKLPKAPFRFSDSIVEVNGPAPSLGADNEWVLREVLGYSKEKIEQLTRAGILFSAGKDS, from the coding sequence ATGGCTGATTCGTCGAAGCGTGGAATCTTTTCCGGTCTCCGCATCCTAGACCTCACGCAGTATGTTGCCGGGCCGCTGGCATGCAAGTTGATGTCGGATCTCGGCGCCGAAGTAATCAAGCTCGAGCTTGCTCCGCGCGGTGACATGATGCGCTATTACGGACTGCCCGAAGGGCAGTGTACGGTCTTTCTCGACGAGAACCGCGGCAAGCGCAGCGTCGGCCTCGACCTCAAACGGCCCGAAGGGGCCGATCTGATGCGTGATCTCGTGCGCGGCGCCGACGTCCTTGTCGAGAATTGGACCCCCGGCGTCCTGGCCAAGTATGGTGTTAGCTACGAGGCCCTGCATCCTCTGAATGCGCAGCTCATCATGTGCTCGCTCTCGGGCTTTGGTCAGACGGGTCCGAACGCGAGCAAGCAGGGCAACGATCTTATCGCACTGGCGGCCAGCGGCCTTCTCAATATGGTCGGATACGCTGATGGCTCACCGCTCTATCCAGGGGGCGGAACCCTTGCCGACAGTATTGGGGGTGTCCACATCTTCGCCGCGGTCTCGGCTGCGCTCTATCATCGCGAACGCACCGGGCGAGGACAGTATATCGACCTCGCGCTGACCGATACGCTGATCCACCTCACCAGTTCGCTTATCACGACCCGCAGCTTTCTCGGCCCAAGCTATCACCCGATGCGCACGGGTGCTCATCTTGTCAGCCTGACGCCATGCGGCATCTTCAAAGCGCGTGACGGTTACATCGCACTTACGGTGCTGATTCACCAATTCGAAACATTCGCGACGCTGATGGGCAGGCCGGAGCTTGCGACCGATCCGCGCTTCGATACCTCTGACCGTCGCAACGCCAATCGGCTTGAGCTCATCCGGATCGTCGAGGAATGGCTGCAATCCTTCCCCACCCGCGACGAACCGATCGCCCTGATCCAGAAGGCGCATATCCTCTGCACGCCGGTGCTTGATACGGAGGGCGTTATGAACGATCCGCACAACCTCGCGCGGAACACGCTGCAGGAGATCGAACAGCCGGGCGTCGGAACTCTCAAGTTACCGAAAGCCCCGTTTCGTTTCTCGGATTCAATAGTCGAGGTTAACGGACCCGCCCCATCGCTTGGCGCGGACAATGAATGGGTCCTGCGCGAAGTCCTGGGGTACTCTAAAGAAAAAATCGAGCAACTAACCCGCGCCGGGATCCTGTTCAGCGCTGGCAAAGATTCGTGA